Proteins encoded together in one Sinorhizobium meliloti window:
- a CDS encoding Gfo/Idh/MocA family oxidoreductase, giving the protein MASRRFRLGMVGGGQGAFFGAVHRRAAAMTHRFEFVAGALSSDPTRALESADALYLDRDRSYTDFAAMAAAEAGRDDGIDLVAVVTPNHIHAPASLAFLASGISVMCDKPLTATLPEALEVEQAAKAGTALFGVSYTNAGFDMVREARAVVESGAIGEIRLVRVEFPQEWLASATEAEGNKQAEWRTDPKRSGAGSLGDIGTHAFHLAEFISGLQCITVSAEVDSFVPGRQVDDNVSVQLRFENGAKGSLWASQVAIGKTNGLRIEIYGDKASLGWGVADANVLHFCPLGGQRITIDRASHGTVVKGHMPPGHPQGFVEALSQLYADMADQLEARLTGVAASSKSLLLPGIDAGVRGMRFIDATLRSGSAEGRWITL; this is encoded by the coding sequence ATGGCTTCTCGACGTTTCAGACTGGGTATGGTGGGTGGCGGTCAGGGCGCCTTCTTCGGTGCAGTCCACCGCCGCGCGGCGGCGATGACGCATCGTTTCGAGTTTGTCGCCGGTGCGCTGTCGAGTGATCCGACGCGCGCCCTGGAAAGTGCCGACGCGCTGTATCTCGACCGCGATCGCAGCTACACCGACTTTGCCGCCATGGCGGCCGCCGAGGCCGGACGCGACGACGGCATCGACCTCGTGGCCGTCGTAACGCCCAACCACATCCACGCTCCCGCTTCTCTTGCCTTCCTGGCGTCGGGCATCAGCGTCATGTGCGACAAGCCGCTGACCGCGACGCTCCCCGAGGCTCTCGAAGTCGAGCAGGCGGCAAAGGCCGGCACAGCGCTTTTCGGCGTCAGCTACACGAATGCCGGCTTCGACATGGTTCGGGAAGCACGCGCTGTCGTCGAAAGCGGAGCCATCGGCGAAATCCGACTCGTGCGGGTTGAGTTTCCCCAGGAATGGCTCGCCTCAGCGACCGAGGCCGAGGGCAACAAACAGGCCGAATGGCGCACCGATCCGAAGCGAAGCGGCGCGGGTAGCCTCGGCGATATCGGAACGCATGCCTTCCACCTTGCCGAGTTTATCAGCGGGCTCCAGTGCATCACGGTGTCGGCCGAGGTCGACAGCTTTGTCCCCGGGCGACAGGTCGACGACAACGTTTCCGTTCAGCTTCGGTTCGAAAATGGCGCCAAGGGCAGCTTATGGGCAAGCCAGGTCGCGATAGGGAAGACCAATGGTCTTCGCATAGAGATTTATGGCGACAAAGCGTCGCTCGGCTGGGGTGTGGCAGACGCGAACGTTCTGCACTTCTGCCCGCTGGGCGGGCAGCGGATTACCATCGATCGCGCTTCACATGGCACTGTGGTCAAAGGACACATGCCGCCCGGACATCCACAAGGCTTCGTCGAGGCGCTTTCGCAACTTTACGCTGACATGGCGGACCAGCTCGAAGCTCGCCTTACCGGCGTGGCCGCGTCCTCGAAATCTCTCCTCTTGCCCGGCATAGACGCCGGGGTGCGAGGAATGAGGTTC
- a CDS encoding sugar-binding protein, protein MQPVHTLTAALSVACLAVGLTVPQANAADREFALVFKVLNNAFSPPIQQGCEAAAKKLGDVTCTYLGPTEYDEAKQVQLAQDMVTRGVAGLGVSAGNPKAMARIMKMAQDKGIPVVTFDTDVLPEDAGLRSTYIGTDNYEFGIALAQKVLETKKDGGTVCIQSGAPASENLKARVQGIRDTLAGVTKDKGAETLTGQNGWIEPAGCPVYNNDDITLAAQQVRDVMTNNPELSAFIAVGGWAQYAPQAYKQAMEPLKARLDSKDLVVVFGDNFGPQLPLLAEGLSHYNIGQRPYDMGYETIMALDKLTKGEKVEPFIKTGTEVCTPEDALTTCGKTAN, encoded by the coding sequence ATGCAACCAGTACACACTCTCACGGCAGCCCTTTCGGTGGCCTGCCTGGCCGTCGGCTTGACTGTGCCCCAGGCCAACGCTGCCGATCGCGAATTCGCCCTCGTCTTCAAGGTGCTCAACAACGCCTTCAGCCCGCCGATCCAGCAGGGGTGCGAGGCCGCCGCGAAGAAGCTGGGCGATGTCACCTGCACCTATCTCGGCCCGACCGAGTATGACGAAGCCAAGCAGGTCCAGCTTGCCCAGGATATGGTCACCCGCGGAGTGGCCGGCCTCGGCGTTTCGGCCGGCAACCCGAAGGCCATGGCTCGCATCATGAAAATGGCCCAGGATAAAGGCATTCCGGTCGTGACTTTCGACACGGACGTTCTGCCCGAAGATGCAGGCCTGCGCTCGACCTATATCGGAACCGACAATTATGAATTCGGCATCGCATTGGCGCAGAAGGTGCTGGAGACCAAGAAGGACGGCGGCACCGTCTGCATCCAGTCGGGTGCGCCTGCATCCGAGAACCTGAAAGCCCGCGTCCAAGGCATCCGCGATACTCTTGCGGGCGTCACGAAGGACAAGGGTGCGGAAACGCTGACCGGCCAGAACGGATGGATCGAGCCGGCAGGTTGCCCTGTCTATAATAATGACGACATCACGCTTGCCGCCCAGCAGGTGCGCGACGTGATGACGAACAACCCCGAGCTTAGCGCTTTCATCGCTGTCGGCGGCTGGGCCCAGTATGCTCCGCAGGCTTACAAGCAGGCCATGGAGCCGCTCAAGGCACGCCTCGACAGCAAGGACCTGGTCGTGGTGTTCGGCGACAATTTCGGCCCGCAGTTGCCCCTGCTGGCCGAAGGACTCAGCCACTACAACATCGGCCAGCGTCCCTATGACATGGGTTATGAAACCATCATGGCGCTGGACAAGCTGACCAAGGGCGAAAAAGTGGAGCCGTTCATCAAGACCGGTACCGAGGTTTGCACCCCGGAGGACGCGCTGACGACCTGCGGCAAGACTGCGAACTAG
- a CDS encoding ABC transporter permease: protein MDVDLLKSSDRPFWSRVFLAQETWIALAILVIGLVVSVISAKFATSGNLLNIFQNACFIGIMALGMTPVLISGGIDISVGSILGMCGVTLGIVLNSDMPLAVGILATLAMGVVCGMVNGVIISYVKLPPFIVTLATLSIGRSLALVLTNNEVFYEFGQATDGIIALGGGYSFGLPNVVYALVAGVIILHFLLTMTRWGRYLFAIGGNEAAARVAGIPVDLIKVSAYAFNGLMVAITAVFLVGWLGAVTNAIGTGYELQVIASTVIGGASLTGGFGTALGAAIGAILVEVIRNALLIAGVNPFWQGMFVGSFILAAVLLERIRSLRR, encoded by the coding sequence ATGGATGTCGATCTCCTGAAGAGCTCCGACCGCCCTTTCTGGAGCCGCGTATTCCTTGCGCAGGAGACGTGGATAGCACTGGCTATCCTGGTGATAGGCCTGGTCGTATCGGTCATCTCGGCAAAGTTCGCGACTTCCGGAAACCTCCTCAACATTTTCCAGAATGCCTGCTTCATCGGGATCATGGCGCTCGGCATGACGCCGGTGCTCATCAGCGGCGGTATCGATATCTCCGTCGGATCGATCCTCGGCATGTGCGGGGTGACGCTCGGCATCGTGCTCAATTCGGACATGCCGCTCGCGGTCGGCATTCTCGCGACACTCGCCATGGGTGTCGTCTGCGGCATGGTCAACGGAGTCATCATCTCCTACGTCAAGCTCCCGCCATTCATCGTCACGCTTGCCACCCTATCCATCGGACGCAGCCTCGCGCTGGTGCTCACGAACAACGAGGTGTTCTACGAATTCGGACAGGCCACCGACGGTATCATCGCGCTCGGCGGCGGCTATAGTTTCGGACTGCCCAATGTCGTCTATGCTCTCGTCGCCGGCGTGATCATCCTGCATTTCCTGCTGACCATGACGCGGTGGGGCCGCTACCTGTTCGCGATCGGCGGCAACGAGGCTGCGGCGCGAGTGGCGGGCATCCCTGTGGACCTCATCAAGGTCTCGGCCTACGCCTTCAACGGGCTGATGGTCGCCATAACGGCCGTGTTCCTGGTCGGCTGGCTTGGCGCCGTCACCAACGCGATCGGAACCGGATACGAGTTGCAGGTCATCGCGTCGACGGTCATCGGCGGGGCGTCGCTGACAGGCGGGTTCGGCACTGCGCTCGGCGCAGCCATCGGCGCGATCCTCGTAGAGGTTATCCGCAATGCCCTGCTGATCGCAGGGGTAAACCCGTTCTGGCAGGGAATGTTCGTGGGAAGTTTCATTCTAGCCGCGGTCCTGCTCGAAAGAATCCGCTCGCTGCGTCGGTGA
- a CDS encoding ATP-binding cassette domain-containing protein — translation MTVLARLENIVKDFGAVRALDGVTLEINQGEILGLMGDNGAGKSTLVKTIAGNFQPSSGSYTLEGEPVVFSGPAEARRHGIEVVYQDLAICDNLTASANVFLGRELMRQIGPFKVLDHKRMNARSAEIFQELKSETRPADLVVRMSGGQRQAVAIARTRLARSKIVLMDEPTAAISVRQVAEVLALIRRMKAQGLSVILISHRMPDVFEVCDRVVVLRRGRKVADKMIEQSSPEEVTGLITGAIQTA, via the coding sequence ATGACGGTTTTGGCGCGACTCGAAAACATCGTGAAGGATTTCGGTGCCGTCCGCGCACTCGATGGCGTCACCCTCGAAATCAACCAGGGCGAGATTCTTGGCCTGATGGGGGACAACGGGGCCGGCAAGTCGACATTGGTGAAAACCATCGCCGGAAACTTCCAGCCGTCTTCCGGTTCCTACACCCTGGAAGGTGAGCCCGTGGTCTTTTCCGGACCGGCGGAAGCTCGTCGCCATGGAATAGAGGTCGTCTATCAGGATCTGGCGATCTGCGACAACCTGACCGCGTCGGCGAACGTTTTCCTCGGCCGCGAATTGATGCGGCAGATCGGGCCGTTCAAGGTGCTCGATCACAAGCGCATGAACGCCCGCTCGGCCGAGATATTCCAGGAACTCAAATCCGAGACCCGCCCGGCCGATCTCGTGGTGCGCATGTCCGGCGGTCAGCGTCAAGCGGTGGCAATTGCTCGTACCCGGCTCGCCAGGTCGAAAATCGTCCTTATGGACGAACCTACGGCGGCAATCAGTGTCCGGCAGGTTGCCGAGGTGCTGGCCCTGATCCGCCGCATGAAGGCACAAGGCCTTTCCGTGATCCTGATCAGCCATCGCATGCCCGATGTCTTCGAGGTTTGCGACAGGGTCGTGGTGCTGCGTCGGGGTCGCAAGGTGGCCGACAAGATGATCGAGCAATCGAGCCCCGAAGAAGTGACCGGCCTGATAACCGGCGCGATCCAGACGGCCTGA